CCACACCGTGGGCGCGGGCGCGCACAGCGCGGCGCGCCGGGCCACCAGCCCCGACGCCTCGGGCTCGTCGACCACGACGTGGAGGTCGCGGACGCCGGCCCGCCGGGCCCAGGCCAGGGCCGCGCCCAGGCGGGGGGCGGCGTCGCCGGCGAGGAGGACCCAGCCGACGTCGCCGTCGAGGCGCGCCGCGCCGCCGGGGAAGGCGGACGGGGACGACGACGCCCCCACCCGGTCACGGGTGAGGGCGGTCAGCTTGGCCGCCTGCAGGGAGGCGGCGCGGGCTGGGTCGACGGGACTACTTCTCGGCGGTGCCGCTCTTGCCCTTGCGGGCGCCGTAGCGACGCTCGAAGCGGTCGATGCGGCCACCGGTGTCCACCAGCTTCTGCTTGCCGGTGTAGAAGGGGTGGCACTCGTTGCAGAGCTCGCTGGTCAGCGCATCCGCGGTCGAGCGGGTGGTGAAGGTGCTCCCGCACGAGCAGGTGACCGTGGTCTCGGTGTACTCGGGGTGGATGTCGGTCTTCATGGTGGCTCCAGTCTCGCCGTGTTCGGCGCCTCGGCCCAACCCGGGCCTCTGATCTGTCCAACACCGGCGCATTCCCGAGGGGGCGCGCCGGCCGGGGTCAGGCCCCGCTGCTGGCCTTGCCCACCTCGGCCAGGAACTCGTCGTTGGTCTTGAACGTCTTCATGCGGTCGAGCAGCAGCTCGAGCGATGCCGCCTCGCTGGCCCCCTCGCCGTCCTTGAGGGCGCCGAGGACCCGGCGCAGCTTGGTGACCTGCGCCACCTGCTTGCGCTCGAAGAGCAGCTCCTCGTGGCGGGTCGAGCTGGCGTCGACGTCGATGGCGGGGAAGATGCGGCGCTCGGCCAGGTGGCGGCTGAGGCGCAGCTCCATGTTCCCGGTGCCCTTGAACTCCTCGAAGATGTGCTCGTCCATCTTCGAGCCCGTCTCCACCAGGGCGGTGGCCAGGATGGTGAGCGAGCCGCCCTCCTCGGCGTTGCGGGCGGCCCCGAAGAACCGCTTGGGCGGGTAGAGGGCGGCGGCGTCGATGCCGCCGGACATGATCCGCCCGCTGGGCGGGGTGGCCAGGTTGTGGGCCCGGGCCAGGCGGGTGATGCCGTCGAGGATGATCACGACGTCCTTGCCGTCCTCCACCATGCGCTTGGCCCGCTCGATGACCAGCTCGGAGACGGCGATGTGCTCCTCGCTGGGGCGGTCGAAGGTCGACGCCGCCACCTCGCCGTTGATGAGCCACCGCTTCATGTCGGTGACCTCCTCGGGGCGCTCGTCGACGAGGAGGACGATGAGGTCGACCTCGGGGTCGTTCAGCTCGATGGCCCGGGCGATCTGCTTCATGATCGTGGTCTTGCCCGCCTTCGGGGGCGACACGATGAGGCCGCGCTGGCCCTTCCCCACCGGGGCCAGGAGGTCGATGATCCGGGTGGTCATGGTGGCCGAGGCGCCCTCGGTCTCCAGCTTCAGCCGCTCGTCGGGGAACAGCGGGGTGAGGTCGGCGAACCGACGGCGGTCGCGCGACGCATCGGGCGGGCCCCCGTTGACGGCGTCGATCTGGAGCAGGGCCGGGTTCTTCTCGTTGCGCGAGGCGGGTCGGCTCTTGCCCTTGACCCGGTCGCCCTTGCGCAGGCCGAGCTGGCGCACCTGCTTGACCGACACGTAGACGTCGTCGCTCGAGGGCAGGTAGCCGTGGAGGCGCAGGAAGCCGTAGCCGTCGTCGCGCAGGTCGAGCAGGCCCTCGACGTCGATGGGGTCGCCCTCGAAGCCGTCCTGCTGCTGGTCGCCCCGGCCCCGGCCCCGACGGCGGCGGCGGCGGTTGCCGTCCTCGTCGCCCTGGTTCCGGTCGCCGCCCTGCTTCTGGTTCGGGTCCTGGTCGCGCCCCCCGTCGCCCTGGTCGGACCCCTCGCCCTGGCCCCGGCCGCCGTCGTCGGCGCCGTCGCGGTCGTCGCGGCCCTGGTCACCCCCGGACCGGTGCCCCTTGGCCTGGTCGCCCCCGGACCGGTCGCCCTTGGGCTGACCGCCCCCGGAGCGGTCGCCACCACGGCCCTGGTCGCCCCCGGACCGGCCGCCGCCGCCCTGGTCGCCCTGGGACCGGTCGTCGCCACCCTTGTCGTCGGGGGCACGTCCGTCGTCGCCGGAGGCCGCAGCCTCGCCGGTGGCGTCGGCGTCCGTCGGGCCGTCGGACCCGCCGCCGGCCTCGTCGCCGTCGGCGCCGGACACGCCGGCCAGCTCGAGGATCAGGTCGATGATCGTGGCCTTCTTGGCCCGTGCCGGCGGCTTCTTGCCGAGCGACTCGGCGATCTGGCTGAGCTCGTCGCGCTCCTTGCCCTCGAGGAGGGACCGTTCGAAGCCACTCATGGGTGGGTTGCCTCACTGTCGGGGAGCCGGGGGCTCCGGGTGTCCGTCGCGCCGCGGCGGGGAGCCGGGGCCGGTCGGGAGGGTCCGTCCCCCGCAGGGCCGGCGGTGACCGCCGGGCAACCCCGCAGGGACCGCCCCAGCATAGCGACGCAGGCCGGGCCCTCCCCGAACCGGTCCGGATCCGTGGCGCTCCCCCACCGCCCGGGCGGACCAGCACCCGACCCACCCGATCCGGTCCGGACCCCCGGTGCTCCCCCACCGCGGCGGCGGACCAGGTCGTGGGGCCGGGGCGGGTGGCACCGCGCCCCGTCGGGGTCAGGGGGTGGCGCCGACCAGGGTGGGGAGGAGCTGGTGGCCGGGGACGACGGGGAGGTCGGCCACGCCGGGCTCGGTGTAGGTGCCGCCGGGGCCGTCGACGGCCGAGTCGACCAACAGGTAGGGCACCGGGTCGGCCGTGTGGGTCTTGGTCCGCAGCGGCGTGCCGTGGTCGGGCAGGAGCAGGAGGCGCCATGGACCCATGGCGTCGAGGCCCTCGACCAGGTCGGCCAGGATGCGCCGGTCCCAGGCCTCGAGGGCCTTGACCTTCTCCTCCACGTCGCCGGCGTGGCCGGCCTCGTCGGTGGCCTCCACGTGGATGACGAAGAGGTCGGCCCCGGCCTCCAGGCCGGCGAGGGCGGCGTCGCGCTTGGCCTCGTAGTCGGTGTCGTACCAGCCGGTGGCGCCGGGGACCTCGACCACGTCCATGTCGGTGAGCACGCCGAGGCCGCGCACCAGGTCGACGGCGGTGACCATGCCGGCCTCGACGCCGTGGGTGGAGGCGAACGACGGCAGCTGCGGCTGCGGGCCCTGCCCCCACAGCCACACCTGGGTGGCGTCCAGGTCGGAGGCCCCGACGATGCGCCGGCTGGCCTCCATCAGCTCCCGCAGGCGGGGGGCGGCCGGCCCGGTGGGCCACACCGCGGGCTTGTCGGAGAGGTCGTGGGGCGGCACGCAGTCGGCGGCGGCCAGCTCGTCGGGCGCGACCACGATGTGGCGGTACTGGACACCGGGGTGGAAGGCGATGCCGTCGCCACCCAGCTCGGCGTCGAGGGCCCGGATCACCTCGGCCGCGGCCTCGGTGGAGGGGTGCCCGCCGGCGAAGTCGGCCATCGCCCCGTCGGGCGAGCCGTCGTCGGCCAGGGTGACGAGGTTGCAGCGGTAGGCGACCTGGTCGGTGCGCAGGCGCAGCCCCAGGGCGGCGGCCTCGATCGGGGCCCGGCCGGTGTGGTGCACCCCCGGGTCGTAGCCGAGGATGCTCATGTTGCCGACGTCGCTGCCGGGCGGCATGCCCTCGGGGATCACCGCGGCCCGCCCCACCCGGCCCCGGGCCGCCAGCGCGTCGAGCACCGGGGTGGAGGCGGCCTCCAGCGGCGTCCGGCCGCCGAGGGCCTCCACCGGCTCGTCGGCACAGCCATCAGGGACGCAGACCACGTGCTTCACCGGTCCAGCCTGGCACGGCGGTGCCGGCCCACCCCAGGTCGTAGGGTCCGCGCATGCCGAGCGACCTCGCCATGAAGGCCATGAACGCCGTGCACCGGGGGATCCTGGCCGTGTCGTTCGGGAAGGTGGGCTGGAAGGCGGGGTCGATGCCGGTCCTCGAGCTGACCACCACCGGCCGGCGCAGCGGCCAGCCCCGCAAGGTGATGCTCACCTCGCCGGTCCAGGAGGGCGACGCCCTGGTGGTCGTGGCGTCGCGGGGCGGCGACGACGCCCACCCGGCGTGGTTCGTCAACCTGCGCGCCGACCCCGACGTGCGGGTGGCCCTCGGGGGCGAGGCCCCCCGTCCGTACCGGGCCGAGGTGGCCGACGCCGAGGAGCGGGCCCGGCTGTGGCCCCTCATCACCGCCGACCACCGGAACTACGCGGGCTACCAGCGCAAGACCGACCGGGAGATCCCGGTGGTGGTCCTGCGCCCGACCGCCTGACCACCCGGCGACCCGCACGCCGGCGCCGGCCACCCCCGGCTCAGGCGGTGCGGGTGCCGCCGACCCAGGAGCGGTGGAGGGCGGCGTAGGTGCCGCCCGCGGCGACCAGCTCGTCGTGGGTGCCGGTCTCGACCAGGTGGCCCCGGTCGAAGACCAGGACCAGGTCGGCCCGCTCGGCGGTGGAGAGCCGGTGGGCGACGGTCACCGTCGTGCGCCCTGCGGCCAGGCGGGTGAGGGCCACGGCCAGGGCCATCTCGGTCTCGGGGTCGACCGCCGAGGTGGCCTCGTCGAGGACGAGCAGCCCGGGGTCCGACACCTGGGCCCGGACCAGGGCGACCAGCTGGCGCTCGCCGACCGACAGCGACCCGCCCCGCTCCCCCGCGTCGGTGTCGAGGCCCCGGGGCAGGCGGTCGACCCACCAGCGCAGGCCGAGGGTGTCGACCGCGCCCTCGATGTCGGCGTCGGTGGCGGCCGGGTGGCCGAGGCGGATGTTCTCCCGGACGGTGGTGGCGAACAGGAACCCGTCCTGGGGCACCATGCGCACCCGCACCAGCCGGCTCCGGGGGGCCACGTCCCGGAGGTCGACCCCGGCCACCTCGATGCGTCCGGCGACGGGGTCGGCCAGGCGGGCGAGCAGGCTGGCGAAGGTGGTCTTGCCCGACCCCGTCTCGCCGACCACGGCCACCGAGGTGCCCGCAGGGATGTCGACGGAGATGCCCGACAGCACCGTGGGCCCGGTCCGGTAGGCGAACTCGACGTCGCGCACCGCCACCGCGAGGGGGCCCTCGGGCAGCACCTCGCCGTCGGTCGGCTCGACCACCGCGACCGGGATGTCGAGGGTGGCCAGCACCTTGCGGGAGCCGGCGGCGGCCTGCTGGGTCTGGTCGAGCACCTCGCCCAGCTCGGCCACCGGCTGCACGAGGAGGGTCACCAGGAACACGACGGCCACCATCTCGCCCGCGTCGAGGCCCCAGGACGGCCCCTGCCACACGCCCACGGCGGCGACGCAGGCGATGGCCAGGGCCCCGATGACGTCGCCCAGCGGGAACATGAGGGCGAAGAGCCGGGCGGCGCGGACCTCGGAGCGGTACTGGCGGTCGACCGAGCGGTGCAGCCGGGCCCGGCTGCGCTCCTCCAGCCCGTAGGCCCGGATCATCGGGGCGCCGCCGATGGTCTCGGAGAACTCGCCGAGGGTGTCGCCCACCCGGGTGCGGACCTCGTCCCAGATGCGCAGCTGGCGGTGCTGGAGGATGCGCAGGGCGACGGTGAGGGGCACGAAGACCAGGACCGTGAGCAGGGCCAGGCGCCAGCTGTAGAACAGCATCACGACGAGGATCCCGACGATCGTCGACAGCGACGTGATCCACACCACGGCCCCCCACTGCCAGAAGCGGGCGAGGGTCTCCACGTCGCTCGTCACCCGGGACACGAGCACGCCCCGGCGCGACTCGGTGTGGTCGGCGGCGGCCAGGCGGTGGACGTGGGCGAAGGCCCGCACCCGGAGGCCGGCCAACCCGGCCTCGGCGGCCCGGGTGAGGCGGGCCAGGGCGACCCGGCCCACGACCCACGAGGCGAGCACCACCACCACGCCGACGACGGTCGCGGCGGCGACGAAGCCGGGCCGGTAGCCGTCGGGGCCGAGGATCCCCCGGTCGAGGACCTGCTGCACGAGGATGGGCACGACCACCCGCCCGGCCGAGGTGGCGAGGGCCAGGCCGATCGAGAGGCCCGCCCCCACGCGCATCTCGGGCATGGAGCGGACGACCCGCCGGAAGGCGGACACGGCCCCGCCCTCCTGCGACGCGGCCACGTCGATGGGGTCGGGGGTCTCGTCCTCGTGGACCTCGTCGGGTCCGGTCTCGACCGGCAGGGGCGAGCTCACATGCCCTCCCCCTCGTACACCTCGACCAGGGCGGCGTAGGCCGGCACGGTGGCCAGCAGCTGGTCGTGGGGGCCGACCGCGGCCACCCGGCCGCCGTCGAGGAACACGACCCGGTCGGCGAGGCGGATGGTGGACACCCGGTGGGCGACCACGACGGTGGTGGTGTCGAGGGCCCGGCCCAGGCCACCGAGGATCTCCGCCTCCACCACCGGGTCGATGGCGCTGGTCGCGTCGTCGAGGACGAGCAGGCGGGGCCGGCGCACGAGGGCCCGGGCCAGGGCCAGGCGCTGGCGCTGCCCGCCCGAGAGGGTCACGCCCCGCTCACCGAGCACCGAGCCCAGCCCCTCGGGGAGGGCGGTGACGAAGCCGTCGGCCCGGGCCAGGGCCAGGGCCCGGGCCACCTCGTCGTCGCCGACCTCGTCGCGGCCCAGGCCGGCCCGGACGTTGGCCTCGACGGTGTCGGCGAAGAGGAACGTCTCCTGGAACACGAAGCCCACCGACGAGGGGAGCTGGTCGGGGGCCAGGTCGCGCACGTCGACGCCCCCGAGCGCGACCGCGCCGCCGGTGGGCTCGAGCAGCCCGGCCAGGCAGAGGCAGAGGGAGGTCTTGCCGCCGGCCGTGGCGCCGGTGAGGGCCACCACCTCGCCCGGGCGGATCGACAGGGACACGTCCTCGAGCACGGGCGCCTCGGGGTCGTGGGCGAAGGACAGGTCCCGGGCCTCCACACCGAGCGGACCGGCCGGCAGGGTGGCCGTGCCCCGGGCCGGGTGGCGCTCGTCGTCGTCGACCTCGAGCACCCCGTCGAGGCGGTCGGCGGCCACCACCGACGGGGGCATCGACTGCAGGAGGTAGCCCATCACCCGCATGGGGGTGGCCAGCACCGCGAACAGGGCCAGGGCCTCGACGATGCCGCCCTCGGTGAGGTCGCCCGTCGACAGTCGCCACGCGCCGAGGCCGAGGACGATCACCGAGCCCAGGTTGGGCAGGGCGTTCAGCCCCGGCTCGAACCAGGCCCGCAGCTCGCCGACCCGGACCCGCTCCTGGCGCAGGGCGTCGGTGGCCCGGGCGAAGCGGGCCTCCTCGTGGTCGCCCAGGCCCAGCACCTTCACGACCAGGGCGCCGTCGAAGCTCTCGTGGGCCACCGCGGCCATGTCGCCGTAGCGGGCCTGGCCCCGGGCCGCAGGGGCCTCGACCCGCGCCGTGTAGGCCCGGTTCATCACCAGCAGGGCCGGGAACACCGTGATGGCGACGAGGGCGATCACCCAGTCGACGGCCACCAGGCGGGCGAAGGCCACCGCCCCGATCACGAAGGCGCTCATGGAGAACGGCGCCGGGTTGATGAACTCGATGGCCTTCACCGCGTCGTCGTCGGCGTGGGCCATGAGCTCGCCCGCCGGGCGGCGGGTGTGGAACCGCAGCGGGGCGGCGAGGTAGCGCTCGGCCAGGCGGCCCCGCCAGGTCGCCCCCATGCGGAACGTCGTCACCGCGCAGAAGAAGCGGCGGGCGATCACGCCCATGGCGCGGGCCAGGGCCACCACCACGACCGCTCCTGTCACCAGCAGGACCGTGCCCGCCTCCACGTCGCCGAAGGTCCCCGGCCCCCGGTCGTCGGCCAGCCCGGGGACCACCAGCTCGTCGGTGACCCGCCCCAGCACCACGGTGGAGGCCACCGTCATCACCGCGAAGACCGTCGCCCCCACGACCGAGACCGCGAAGGGCACCGGGTGCTCCCGCACCGAGCGCCACAGCAGGGCCATCCCCCGGCGCAGGACGGTGTCGTCGTCGACCGCGGGGACGTCGGGGGCGACGGGCTCGGCCCGATCGTCGGGGGCGGGGTGGTCGACGACGGTCATGGCCCGAGCATCCAACCCGGTCGGGACCCCCGTCCCCAACCCCGTTGCGCGGGCCGAGCCCGACTAGGCGACGACGAAGCGGTGGCGGAGGGCGGGCGAGGTGGTGGGGAAGTCCCGGCGGGCGTGGGCGCCCCGGCTCTCCTCCCGGGCGGTGGCGGCGCGGACGAGGGCCCGGGCCACCTCGGCCAGGTTGGCCACCTCGTAGGCCGCCACCGGCACCGCCGGGCCGTCGGTCGCGCCCGTCGTCGCCACCGCGGCGGCGGCACCGTCGGCCACCACGCCGGCCTCGGCCAGCGTGGCCGCGTCGCGCACCACCCCGGCACCGGTGCTCATGGCCCGCTGGAGCCCCTCCCGCACCCGGGCCCAGGCCTCCGGGTCCGACGGGGTCGGTCCCGGACCGGGGGCCGGTGGCGTGGGCCGGGCGAGGAGGTGCCCCCCGATGGTGCCGGGGCCGACGGGACCGCCGTCGCGGTCGCCGCCGAGCACGGCGCGCATGGCGCCGGTGGCGCCCGCGCCGACCTGGCCCCGCTCGATGGCCTCCACCGCCCGGGGGCCGAACACCATGCCCTCCAGCAGCGAGTTGGAGGCCAGCCGGTTGGCCCCGTGCACGCCCGTGCACGACGCCTCGCCCGCGGCCCACAGGCCGGGCAGCGAGGTGGCGCCGTCGAGGTCGGTGACCATGCCGCCGCAGGTGTAGTGGGCGGCCGGGGCCACGGGCAGGAGGTCGACCGACGGGTCGAGGCCGGCCACCCGGAGGGCGGCGTCGATGGTCGGGAAGCGGGCGCCGAAGTCCTCCAGCTCGCGGGCGTCGAGGAACACGTGGTCGATGCCCTGGGCCACCATGACCTCGAGCTCGGCCCGGCTCACCACGTCGCGAGGCTGGAGCTCGTCCACGAAGCGCTCGCCCCGGCCGTCGCGGAGGCGGGCCCCGTGGCCGCGGAGGGCCTCGGACAGGAGGGGCCGGGGCATGGCCTCGTGGTGGAGGGCGGTGGGGTGGAACTGGATGAACTCGACGTCGGCCACCGCGACGCCGGCGCGCAGGGCCATGGCGATGCCGTCGCCCGTGGCCTCGACGGGGTTGGTGGTGACGGCGAACAGCTGCCCGGCGCCGCCGGTGGTGACGAGCACGTTGGCCGCCCGGATGACCACCGGCGTGCCGTCGGGCGCGAGGGCGGTGACGCCCCGGCACCGTCCGCCCTCGACCACCAGGTCGACGGCGAAGTGGTGCTCGTGGAGCGCGGTGGCCGCCCGCTGGACGGCGACCACGAGGGCCCGCTCGACCTCGGCGCCGGTGGCCGCCCCGCCGGCGTGGACCACGCGGGGCTGGCTGTGGCCGCCCTCGCGGGCCAGCTGCAGGGTGCCGTCGGGGTCGCGGTCGAACGCCGCCCCCAGGGCGATGAGCTCCAGCACCCGGTCGGGGCCCTCGTCGACCAGCACCCGGACCGCCTCGGTGTCGCACAGCCCCGCCCCGCAGGCGAGGGTGTCGGCCAGGTGGAGGTCGGTCGAGTCGGGGTCGTCGCGCAGCACCGCGGCCACCCCGCCCTGGGCCCAGCGGGTGGTGGCCTGGGGCAGCTCGCCCTTGGTGAGCACGCCGACGCGCATCCCGTGGTCGGCGGCCCGGACCGCAGCCGAGAGCCCGGCCACGCCGCTGCCCAGCACGAGCAGGTCGAGGTCCCCGGGGGGCGGCGCGGTCACGGGCGGCAGTCTGGCCCCGGACGGACCGGGGCGGCGGGTCCGGCGCTCAGACGACGGGGGCCGGGACCTCGACGTAGCGGCGGGGCGCCGGGTGGTCGAGGCCGGCGAGGACCCGGGCCGTCTCCTCGTCGACGAGGCCGTTGTCGGTGTCGACGTGGACGATGCGGGGCTCGTAGCCCTCGAGCTCGGCGTCCTCGTAGTCGCCGTAGCTGATGATGATCACCTTGTCGCCCGGGGAGACCAGGCGGGCGGCGGCGCCGTTGAGGCAGACCGACCGCGAGCCCCGCTCGCCCTCGATGACGTAGGTCTCGAGGCGGGCGCCGTTGTCGATGTCGACCACCGCGACCTGCTCGAACTCGACCAGGTCGGCCGCGTCCATGAGGTCGCGGTCGACGGTGACGGACCCGACGTAGTGGAGGTCGGCGTCGGTCACCGTGGCCCGGTGGATCTTTGACTTCATCATGCGTCGGCGCATGGTGGCTCTCCTTGGTGGTGGACGCCGGCCGGGCCGGTCGCCCCCGGGGGGACACTGCGACCCCATCCTCACCCGCGGGGGCCCGCGACCACAACCCGGGCGGCGGTCAGGCCGGGACGACGACGCCGAGGTTGTCGAGCAGCCGGGGGACCCCCAGGCGGGCCGCGACCAGCAGCCGCACCTCGCCGGCGAGGACGTCGGCCTCGGCCAGGGTGGCGGCGTCGACCGCAGCGGCGTAGTCGAGCTCGGCCAGGGGCTCGGCCGCCACCACCTCGGCCATGGCGGCCTCCACCCGACGACGGTCCCGCTCACCCGCGCCCACCAGGGCGGCGCCGGCCTCGAGGGCCCGGCGCAGCACCGGGGCCGCGGCCCGCTCCTCGGGGCCCAGGTAGACGTTGCGGCTGGAGAGGGCCAGGCCGTCGGGCTCGCGCACGGTGGGGCAGGCCTCGACGGTGGCGGGCAGCGAGAGGTCGTCGACGAGGCGCTGGACCACGCACACCTGCTGCCAGTCCTTGGCCCCGAAGTAGGTGGTGCAGGGCCCGACGATCGCCAGCAGCTTGGTGACCACGGTGGCGACCCCGGCGAAGTGGGTGGGGCGGGCCGCGCCCTCGAAGCGGTCGGTGATGCCGGCCACGCTGACCGTCGTCAGCACCGGGCGGTGCGGGTAGACCTCCTCGACCGTGGGGACGAAGAGCAGGTCGACCCCGGCGGCCTCGGAGAGGGCGGTGTCGCGGTCGAGGTCCCGGGGGTAGGAGGACAGGTCCTCCCCGGCCCCGAACTGGAGCGGGTTGACGAAGACG
Above is a window of Iamia majanohamensis DNA encoding:
- the rpmE gene encoding 50S ribosomal protein L31 — encoded protein: MKTDIHPEYTETTVTCSCGSTFTTRSTADALTSELCNECHPFYTGKQKLVDTGGRIDRFERRYGARKGKSGTAEK
- the rho gene encoding transcription termination factor Rho, encoding MSGFERSLLEGKERDELSQIAESLGKKPPARAKKATIIDLILELAGVSGADGDEAGGGSDGPTDADATGEAAASGDDGRAPDDKGGDDRSQGDQGGGGRSGGDQGRGGDRSGGGQPKGDRSGGDQAKGHRSGGDQGRDDRDGADDGGRGQGEGSDQGDGGRDQDPNQKQGGDRNQGDEDGNRRRRRRGRGRGDQQQDGFEGDPIDVEGLLDLRDDGYGFLRLHGYLPSSDDVYVSVKQVRQLGLRKGDRVKGKSRPASRNEKNPALLQIDAVNGGPPDASRDRRRFADLTPLFPDERLKLETEGASATMTTRIIDLLAPVGKGQRGLIVSPPKAGKTTIMKQIARAIELNDPEVDLIVLLVDERPEEVTDMKRWLINGEVAASTFDRPSEEHIAVSELVIERAKRMVEDGKDVVIILDGITRLARAHNLATPPSGRIMSGGIDAAALYPPKRFFGAARNAEEGGSLTILATALVETGSKMDEHIFEEFKGTGNMELRLSRHLAERRIFPAIDVDASSTRHEELLFERKQVAQVTKLRRVLGALKDGEGASEAASLELLLDRMKTFKTNDEFLAEVGKASSGA
- a CDS encoding cofactor-independent phosphoglycerate mutase, with the translated sequence MKHVVCVPDGCADEPVEALGGRTPLEAASTPVLDALAARGRVGRAAVIPEGMPPGSDVGNMSILGYDPGVHHTGRAPIEAAALGLRLRTDQVAYRCNLVTLADDGSPDGAMADFAGGHPSTEAAAEVIRALDAELGGDGIAFHPGVQYRHIVVAPDELAAADCVPPHDLSDKPAVWPTGPAAPRLRELMEASRRIVGASDLDATQVWLWGQGPQPQLPSFASTHGVEAGMVTAVDLVRGLGVLTDMDVVEVPGATGWYDTDYEAKRDAALAGLEAGADLFVIHVEATDEAGHAGDVEEKVKALEAWDRRILADLVEGLDAMGPWRLLLLPDHGTPLRTKTHTADPVPYLLVDSAVDGPGGTYTEPGVADLPVVPGHQLLPTLVGATP
- a CDS encoding nitroreductase/quinone reductase family protein, producing MPSDLAMKAMNAVHRGILAVSFGKVGWKAGSMPVLELTTTGRRSGQPRKVMLTSPVQEGDALVVVASRGGDDAHPAWFVNLRADPDVRVALGGEAPRPYRAEVADAEERARLWPLITADHRNYAGYQRKTDREIPVVVLRPTA
- a CDS encoding ABC transporter ATP-binding protein, which gives rise to MSSPLPVETGPDEVHEDETPDPIDVAASQEGGAVSAFRRVVRSMPEMRVGAGLSIGLALATSAGRVVVPILVQQVLDRGILGPDGYRPGFVAAATVVGVVVVLASWVVGRVALARLTRAAEAGLAGLRVRAFAHVHRLAAADHTESRRGVLVSRVTSDVETLARFWQWGAVVWITSLSTIVGILVVMLFYSWRLALLTVLVFVPLTVALRILQHRQLRIWDEVRTRVGDTLGEFSETIGGAPMIRAYGLEERSRARLHRSVDRQYRSEVRAARLFALMFPLGDVIGALAIACVAAVGVWQGPSWGLDAGEMVAVVFLVTLLVQPVAELGEVLDQTQQAAAGSRKVLATLDIPVAVVEPTDGEVLPEGPLAVAVRDVEFAYRTGPTVLSGISVDIPAGTSVAVVGETGSGKTTFASLLARLADPVAGRIEVAGVDLRDVAPRSRLVRVRMVPQDGFLFATTVRENIRLGHPAATDADIEGAVDTLGLRWWVDRLPRGLDTDAGERGGSLSVGERQLVALVRAQVSDPGLLVLDEATSAVDPETEMALAVALTRLAAGRTTVTVAHRLSTAERADLVLVFDRGHLVETGTHDELVAAGGTYAALHRSWVGGTRTA
- a CDS encoding ABC transporter ATP-binding protein; protein product: MTVVDHPAPDDRAEPVAPDVPAVDDDTVLRRGMALLWRSVREHPVPFAVSVVGATVFAVMTVASTVVLGRVTDELVVPGLADDRGPGTFGDVEAGTVLLVTGAVVVVALARAMGVIARRFFCAVTTFRMGATWRGRLAERYLAAPLRFHTRRPAGELMAHADDDAVKAIEFINPAPFSMSAFVIGAVAFARLVAVDWVIALVAITVFPALLVMNRAYTARVEAPAARGQARYGDMAAVAHESFDGALVVKVLGLGDHEEARFARATDALRQERVRVGELRAWFEPGLNALPNLGSVIVLGLGAWRLSTGDLTEGGIVEALALFAVLATPMRVMGYLLQSMPPSVVAADRLDGVLEVDDDERHPARGTATLPAGPLGVEARDLSFAHDPEAPVLEDVSLSIRPGEVVALTGATAGGKTSLCLCLAGLLEPTGGAVALGGVDVRDLAPDQLPSSVGFVFQETFLFADTVEANVRAGLGRDEVGDDEVARALALARADGFVTALPEGLGSVLGERGVTLSGGQRQRLALARALVRRPRLLVLDDATSAIDPVVEAEILGGLGRALDTTTVVVAHRVSTIRLADRVVFLDGGRVAAVGPHDQLLATVPAYAALVEVYEGEGM
- a CDS encoding L-aspartate oxidase, encoding MTAPPPGDLDLLVLGSGVAGLSAAVRAADHGMRVGVLTKGELPQATTRWAQGGVAAVLRDDPDSTDLHLADTLACGAGLCDTEAVRVLVDEGPDRVLELIALGAAFDRDPDGTLQLAREGGHSQPRVVHAGGAATGAEVERALVVAVQRAATALHEHHFAVDLVVEGGRCRGVTALAPDGTPVVIRAANVLVTTGGAGQLFAVTTNPVEATGDGIAMALRAGVAVADVEFIQFHPTALHHEAMPRPLLSEALRGHGARLRDGRGERFVDELQPRDVVSRAELEVMVAQGIDHVFLDARELEDFGARFPTIDAALRVAGLDPSVDLLPVAPAAHYTCGGMVTDLDGATSLPGLWAAGEASCTGVHGANRLASNSLLEGMVFGPRAVEAIERGQVGAGATGAMRAVLGGDRDGGPVGPGTIGGHLLARPTPPAPGPGPTPSDPEAWARVREGLQRAMSTGAGVVRDAATLAEAGVVADGAAAAVATTGATDGPAVPVAAYEVANLAEVARALVRAATAREESRGAHARRDFPTTSPALRHRFVVA
- the panD gene encoding aspartate 1-decarboxylase, with the translated sequence MRRRMMKSKIHRATVTDADLHYVGSVTVDRDLMDAADLVEFEQVAVVDIDNGARLETYVIEGERGSRSVCLNGAAARLVSPGDKVIIISYGDYEDAELEGYEPRIVHVDTDNGLVDEETARVLAGLDHPAPRRYVEVPAPVV
- the panC gene encoding pantoate--beta-alanine ligase, which gives rise to MRTVTTVAEVRDATDAARRQGHRVGFVPTMGYLHEGHTSLMAAARAATDLVVASVFVNPLQFGAGEDLSSYPRDLDRDTALSEAAGVDLLFVPTVEEVYPHRPVLTTVSVAGITDRFEGAARPTHFAGVATVVTKLLAIVGPCTTYFGAKDWQQVCVVQRLVDDLSLPATVEACPTVREPDGLALSSRNVYLGPEERAAAPVLRRALEAGAALVGAGERDRRRVEAAMAEVVAAEPLAELDYAAAVDAATLAEADVLAGEVRLLVAARLGVPRLLDNLGVVVPA